In Setaria italica strain Yugu1 chromosome IX, Setaria_italica_v2.0, whole genome shotgun sequence, the genomic stretch TGAAGGGTATCAAAGGTAAACTATTTTTGTGCAAGGGAGCTTCGCTACGGGCACGCGCGGCTCCGCCACCGTGTTAACGTATTGCGCGGCGGCTCGCCGGAGGCGGGTTAGGGAGGGGGGCTCCGTGTTTGCCATGGACGAGCCTCCTCTGCGGTAGGGTGACTCGTGCCACTGACGAGTGGGTCCATATACGATCATAGCCTACACGCTGGTGACACCAAGTCACTCTGTAGTATCGTAGAGGAATCGTTTTCGTTTGCCATGATTTTTAGCTGCATTGGACGGGTGGTTTTTTAAGCTGCTTCAATTTTATACCACaggtttcattttgttttttttttctaaaaaggaTTGGTTTCAGAAGTTGTGTGCTTTTTTCTATCGAAGTGGTAATAATTATGTAGCTATATTGTTAGTGTTACCTCGGTGGTTCTATACGAGGAACCATAGTTataatatttttctaatttGGTTGAGTCGAGCTTGGTTATAAAACATGGTACCATGAATGTGGTAGACAACCATGAGAATATTTGGTTTTGTTGAAAAGTAAGCTAAGATATCATGTCGGTAGGGGGGCTTTTAGTACAGGAACACTCCAATTGTACAAGTGGAACAAAAAGATTGTGTTTCAACAACGGACGCAAGTGTTATTTAAACTTTATAGTTGCAATGGAACAAAAAGATTGTGTTTCAACAACGGACGCAAGTGTTATTTAAACTTTATAGTTGCAACGTAAAAGTAAAAGCTGGTCCTTTTAAATGAAGTAGGGCGTGCGGTAGACTATATAATatagtaaacttcagatctacttATAAATAACAAATTTTTTATATATGATAAGTTGTactattttaatatttttgatCAGCGTGCCTTGGTATTTTCAGATCCTAGTAGTCAAACAAACACCACTTCGAGCAAGGTAGCAGAGAATACAAGCACCCTGAATCAGAAACCGATCAGCCGAGTGGGAGCTCAGGCTGCCCTCTTGCGTTCGAGCGCTGACCGACGCGGGAGAGGTTTTTTCCCTGTAGCACCTAGGATGTCCTAAGTTATGTTAGGGTACGCACACACGCGTGCGTGTTCAGGTACCGTGCGTACCGAGGGTTTAGACCCTCCAATCTCTCCCGTGATGTGTGCGGACGCGTGCGCGTTTTCTACCCTCTCGAAAAAATACCctgaataaaaaaaaaatccctggCCGTGGCACCGATTCACCGTGGCTTTCCTCGTAAAGCCGGCTACCACACTGACAAACCCACGAATCAAACGCCCGGATGCGGGGTACCGGTTCTCATGGCTCCATATGCCCAGTGGCCAATCAGCAACCGACAATGGCGTTGCTCTCCTGTGCCGTTGTGCGCCAGGCCAGGCGGATGAGATCCCCGGCGGCCCCCGTTCTCCCACTGCCCCGACCAATAATGCCCGCGCGCAGCGCAGCGGCCAGTGGCCACGATCATCATCTCCTGTTGTGTCGTACGGCCGGTACTTATATTCAGCGAGCGAACAAAAGCAGCGCACCGTACCCGCCGCGGCACACTAGAAAAGGCGCATTATTGCCAGACAAAATCCCAGACTAATCCCGCCGCACAGTGGCGTGCGCGAGCTCAGCCTCCTCGGCCGTCGgccggccagccgccgcccgGGGCCTGGCCCCAACGGTGGTCAATGCCGCCCCCGTCCGTGGAGCCGTCGAGACGCtgccgcctcggcggcgcgccACGAGCGCGAGACGTGCGTTCCGTGTGGCCTTGTGGTTGTGGGCGTGCGTGCTCGGCTTTGACCGCGCGGCCGCAAGCGCGTCCGGCTACGGCCACACTGCTacgagcgcgcgcgcgtgcggacGCGGCCTAGGCGGCGTAGGCCACCTCCCTAAAACCGCAAAGAAACGCGCGGTCTCCGCGTCGAGCACGAGATGCACGAGCGGGTTGGTTGGCTGGCATTGGCAATGGCAACTACTCATCCTCCAGTAGGGATCTCTGTATCCAGATCTTTCACCTCGAGCCCAACCCCTAACGGTTCTGAACCATCCATCAACAGTTGCTCGCCCGTGCTGGGGACTCTGCTGCACCGTCAGGTCAGGCTCAGGGGCCTCTCACTACCTCAGGGCCCGTGCGCATGGGGCGCTCGCAATTATTCGAGGAGCCCGTGTGTGTGCCGCCGGCCGCAGGTACCTGTCCGTGCGACTGTGCCGTTGCTCCGTCCAGGGGGAAACGTCGTTCGCTTCGTTTCTAGAAatgcgccggcgggcggcggaacagTGCCCTCCCCCCGCGGAAAAAAAACGCGCGCGCGGCGGATCTGCGTGCCATCCCATCGCCGGTgggggcgccgcggccggcgagcgcTCGCGAAGCTCGTGACGACGGCGACAGCGCCAGCGGTGGCTTTGCGTTGCGCCGGCCCGGGCCGGCACAGTGCTTTGACTTGAATGGACGGTGTACTGGTGGTCACTGAAAGGCCTGGCTGCCTTGCTTCGTCTGCAGActccagcagcggcagcggcaggctaATGTACATGTACTTGGCCCGTGCCTCGCCAGGCTCGACGACGTGCCGTGCGTCGCGGGAAGAAGGGGGAAGAAAATGTCAAATGTGGCAGGGGGGAGCGAGAGCCCGTGCGGCCGTGGCTCGGTACCTGCCGGATCGCGACGCGATTGATTGCGCGCGAAGCACGGCTCTGGATCTCATCGTGCACCGTGATCTCGTCTGACTGGAGATTGATTAGCCGTGACCAGCTGCCACTCCGTAAGCACAGAGGGATTAGTGGCGTGACGGTACTCGCTTGTTTGGCATCGCAACGTCCGGTCCTGACGCATGCTGCATGTGTTTTCGGTGGGATTTGGCTTGTTCATTCGTTTAGAAGCTGCCACCGATTTGATGGTTCTCCACTGAAACAAATTTTAGCGGCTTTATTTTGTGGGCGTTTTCGGCGACGACTTTGGTGATTGATTGGGTCACGGGATTGAAAAAACAACGAGGTGTgagttgcttttttttcttcttctcctttttccggGTGAGGAGGTGTGTTGCCATGTAGGTTCTTGACTTCTTGTTTGGGCCTTTCGGGGTGTGGGCCGGCTGCCTgactaaaaaaaaaacatgcagctAGCTGGGCTAACTTTTACACGGCCTTAACGGTCCAAACATGCAAACATGTATGGGCTGTGAGCCTGCAAAATACGTGGCCCATATAAATCGACCCCAAAGGCCTTAGCCCATTTACTCTAGCAAACACGAGCCCTAGTGCAGGTCCGAAAGGGATATAAACGCTTCGCCCACTCCTGCCTCCAAACcctttcgccgccgccgccgccgctagctccagcgccctcgccgtcggccgccctACTCCCGCTACGAGCTAGGCGTCACCTTCGCCCATCCAACATGGGGTAATTCGCTGTGTTCTCGATCTGATTTCCTAGAAGTTGCGCGCTATTCCTTGAAAATTGTTGCTGTTTTTCCAGATCTATTAGATGCCAGCGTTTCAATACATTACCTTGCGATGCATGTTGTTTTCTCTGCTTGTTGATTCTTAATTTTTTTGTTGAATACTTGCTGGGAAGAAGATTTGATTAGCGCGAACTGCTTACCGAACCTGTGCTTCAAATGTTTGGTTTTATCAAATTACTAACTATAGGGTATTCTTGTATTTCTGGGTAGTGGCCGCGGTCTGTTGCCTTATTAGATGCATGAATCGTAGTTGGAGCTGCTCAGTTTTCATGGTTACGTGCTCAATTCTAATCACGTTTCTAATTTCTGTAATAACTGAATTGACTGAAATTTTGCACCATCTAATTAGTTGAAAATGGTGGCTGTACTTTCGTGCTGAAAGTCTTAAGCCTATGTTACCCGTCATATCTTGTACTTCTTATACTAGTCTTCCCTGAGCTGCTGATGTTACTATGTGCTTGATGCTGTGCATTATCTTTATGGTGCATCTGAAATGCTGAGTGCTGGCAATATTATCTACTGCTATTTTCTAACTTTTGTATACTGAACATAACAGTCTCAAATTTTGTGTGCCTACCTATATTGATGCGTAAACCTCACTCTGGCATGCCTAATAGTCAATTCCTGTTCTGTGTGCCTTAACTGTGTACTAAATACAGGGATTCAGATATTAGTTTAATGTTCTCTTGCGGTTCAATTTTGTTTCTTCTTACTTAGAAATCTGCATACCACCAAACTTGCACTGTGGAATCCTTATAAAGTTGCATTGGATACGTTTTCACATTTAGTCTGAACAAATGCGCTTGTAATTTGAGATATTAGTAGTACTAGTGTGGTTCTAGGGCTAACTGGGATATGATAACATATTAACATGTTCATTTGTTGAGCATTTGAGTGTTATATGGTATTGTATCTACTGTCACTCTATCAGTTATGTAATATGCACAATGATTCGTTTTATTTGCCAAATTAGTTTCTTTGGAGTAGTCATAGAAATCTGGATATATTCTTCTTGTTCTCGTGCTTGACTACAGTTTTATTTTCATCTAGTTAGCTCATGTGGTTGCCATAAATAAAATCATATGTTCTAGTATTAGGGTTGTTGTGCTTTTATTGAAGTCGAGCTTTGTGCCTACTGCCTACAAACTACTCAGGAACATAATTTAATTCCAAGCAGGAAGTTCATTCCAAAGTAGAGGTTTTAGCCGATAAATAGAGTTCAAGCGTTAAGCAGCAGAGTTTAATTGTACTCTCTTTATCAAAATTGCATTAAGCCTGGTAGTCCTACTGTTGCTGGAGCTTTAGCAGATGACTGTTGAATACGGTGCACATTGGAAAAGCAGTAACTTTGCACTTCTTAGCTGTATTTCTTTCTGGATGTTTATGATGGGAAATCTTTAGTGTGGAGTTTCATATGCTTGCCTCCACTTGCTGTGTTGTGCTAGTTGAATCGTTACAAATTCAATTAATTTTCTATGTTATCCAGTTGACTTTGAAGAAAGGAAGTAATTTTGTTGTTTTGTGTTATGTTTATAATTGAAAATATTTGATGTTGAGTTTCATGTGCTACACTTGGTGCTTACAAACATTCCATGAATGCTAATGTTCATAATTCTCCTGCAGTAAGACACGTGGTATGGGAGCTGGACGCAAGCTCAAGACCCACAGAAGGAACCAGAGGTGGGCTGACAAAGCCTACAAGAAGAGCCATCTTGGCAACGAGTGGAAGAAACCCTTTGCTGGTTCATCTCACGCTAAGGGAATCGTCCTTGAAAAGATGTGAGTTCGAGAAATGCTAGCTGCTAATTTCTTATGAAGAACAACCAAATTAAGGAATACCTGACAGATCTACTTGAATTGCAGTGGCATTGAGGCTAAGCAGCCTAACTCTGCTATCCGTAAGTGTGCTCGTGTCCAGCTGGTGAAGAATGGGAAGAAGATTGCTGCATTCGTGCCGAACGACGGTTGCCTGAACTACATCGAGGAAAATGTAAGTTGTATTTCTACCACTCACCGGGCATTCAAGTAGGCAAAATGATGTCATCCCTCGCCATTGTTCACTGCTAATTTTGGCACTCCCTCTCTCTGTAGGATGAGGTGCTGATTGCTGGGTTCGGTCGTAAGGGTCACGCCGTGGGAGATATTCCTGGTGTCCGTTTCAAGGTCGTGAAGGTCTCTGGAGTTTCCCTGCTCGCCCTCTtcaaggagaagaaagagaagccGAGATCTTAAAAACCTGTCCCTCCGTCACCGCAATGAACCTTGTAATGTTTTTTGGCCTGTGGCGCACCTGAAGGGCTCTCTCATATCAGAACTCAAGTTATGTCGAGATGAACCTTACCATCAGACCTGTATGGCCATTAGTTTTGTTGAGAAGCATATGAATTTGAATTCTAAACTGCTTGTCAGTGTGTGATGTTACATATGGTCCTGTATTGGCATCGTGGTGTGTTTCTGGAATCTCTGCTGTTAAACTCGGCCGCGTGTCGGTGAAGCAATGGTTGGAACCAACTGCTGCTGTAGAGCTGAATACTGTACACATGCTGACTGTTTGTTCCCTGAAGTTATGAGCCGTTTCCCTGAAGTTATGAGCCGTTGATGAGGGGATCGACGGACCGGAAGGCGTCCCTGCTGCCGCGAGCACCTGATGCATCCATCATCGGAGCAGAGTAAAATTGGAAAGTGGAAACCGCGATCTGATTCTGAAACGGGcccggcgcgccggcgcggaATGGCCCACGGCTCGCAGGACGGGCCCAGGTTATGCTTGACCCGGGCCTAGCGGCGCCAAGTCAGTAGCCTATCCGGGCCCGCGCTCCCCTAGCCTCCGCACCCTAGTTGCCCTCTACCTCTACTCCAGTCATCTCACTTCCACGTGGGGTCGGCACGAACCTCCCGCTCCTGGCCCATCGTGTCAGTGTCAGCGTCCAACGAGGTGGCATCGCggcgcgggtcgcgaggcgTGACCGAAACAAACGAAGCCTTTTGCCTCGGCCGGGTGTAATAATAAAAGATAGACGAGGAAGCAACGCCGGCCGAATCCAACTCCTGTGTGTGCTCGACTCGTCGGCCGCAGAGCAGCTgcccgtccccgccgcctccggccgaccacgccgccgctgccggcgcgggcgcgcatCGGCGGCCCGTCCCTTCGCATGGACATGGCCCCCGCGTCCATCTCGTCCAACCCGCGCTCGGTAGAGGAAATCTACAAGGACttctccgcccgccgcgccggcctcgtCCGCGCCCTCACCTCCGGTAACGACCGCTCCCCCTCGCCTCGCCGCAGCGCTTTGAGCACCCCACAGATCTAACGCTGGGCTCCCCTCTCGTGTCGTTGCCGGTGCAGATGTGGACGATTTCTACAGCGCCTGCGACCCAGGTGAGTGAGATCGATCCACGGCGAGCTGTTCTCGGGTGCGTGCGTAGAGTGGTCGATCTGGGCTGGGGGATGATCTGATCGGGTTTTTTTTTGCTCTCCTCCACGCAGATAAGGAGAATTTGTGCTTGTACGGCCTCCCCAACGGGACctgggcggtggcgccgccagCGGAGGAGGTGCCGCCGGAGATGCCGGAGCCGGCGCTGGGCATCAACTTCGCGCGCGACGGCATGCAACGCCGCGACTGGCTCTCGCTCGTCGCAGTACACTCCGACTCGTGGCTGATTTccgtcgccttcttcttcggcGCACGCCTCAACGCCAACGATCGGTACCAATGCTATTCCGCCACTGTACACTCTGAATTCGATTCGCTCTTTCAAGCAGTCCCCTTGAGTTGTTAAGAGAGTAAATGTTTGTTCTCTCTTTCCTGTGACAGTTGCTTTTGTTAACTTCAATTTTTGCCATTTTGGTGAAtcagtttgtttgtttgttaggTGACTTGGTAGTGGGGAGACGCTTGTTCATGCTTGTGATCTATTTATTTTGTTTCACTTGGTGCATGTGTTCGCATGTGCACATGTTTGGTGTGCTCCTCTTTTGTTTCCTTTGAGTGAATTAGGGTTCATGCTTTGGGGATGAGTTTACTTTATTGGCACCTTCGCATGCTGTTTTCCttgctttttctttttgttcatgCTACAAGGTGCAATCGGAATCACGAGACTTTACATCTCATGATAACACATTTCATAGGGTGGGATATATGTATTTCCAATACCAGGGCCCATCAGTTCATTATAGGGTGCCAAACTCTAGGACCTTTTTCGCATTTTAAATCGTGTAGAAAAGTTGGAGATCTTGTGCTTTTATGTGGTTCTAGAATTGAATGTTTCATTGATTCTATGAGTTCTAATATCAATCCTATTTTTGTTGCAAAGAGCAATGCCACAAGTTCTAGAACCAAAGCTTAAAAAGCATGTACTAGCCTGAAGTCTTCTCCTACATTGATTGCTGGGCCATCCATTTCTGAACGCATTCTGACATTTTAATTGTAGGGTAATTAGTTCTTTGATGAAAGATGTCTTCATGGTGGTTGGAGAAGCTGTCATTACTGGCTGATACAATGTTTAGGACGGGAAATACAAATATAATTTGACCAAACTGCACAAGGACATGGTAACAGGAAACCCTTTTATAATATTGATGCCTTAAAATATTCAGAGCATCCTACAGTGTGCTGCTCGTTTGCTAGTTCAATTGTTGTATGCTTGTCTGGACATAATCTTAGCTAATCGGAAAAGGTGGGAAAATATATGCAAAATTTAGTGGATTATTGAAAATACCTTAAGAAAAAATTGCTTCTTCTGATCTGCACGTGCAGTATATTAATTCATTgacatttatttttgttttttctttaatttcaaATAGCTTTTACTAGGCTCGGACTGTTCAAgctcctttcctttttcttgagTATTTGTGTATTTTGCATTGTGTAATCGAAAAAGTTTGATTGTTTCTTTGTATTATATCTCTTGGGCCTATCATGTTCTTATTCTCAGAATTTAAATGCTCACCATCTGTAGTATTTTGAATGTCTTGGTGTTGAGGTTGAGATTCATCAGATGTTTCAACCTCCTTTGCTAGTTGAGAGAGCTGATTTTGTTCCCCTATGTGGCTCATTCTATTGCAAGTTTCCACTTATGAGAATCACATCGAGAATTTTATGCCTAATTAGTCTTGTGTGTGCCTTTTCTGGCTGCTGCTTTCAGCAGTTCAACCCCTTTTAGTTCCAAAACATTTTCCAGAACCTTCACAGTGCTTATTTTTGCTCTTGCAAGCTTAACTCATCTATTTagatgaaaagaaaatgaaatcacCTTAGCTCAACTCTTTTGGAAGGAACAGATCTATCACTTTTTGTATATTAATTTATAACAACCGGCAATCTTTTAGTTGCTAAGATACACCTGTTCTGTCTTGTTGATAGTGGAGTGTAAATTCTGAGTTTCTCAGTATTTCCATCTCTTGAGCAGAAAGATTTTGGCCTGCAGTATTCTTATACTGTCTCATTCTATCAGCCATGATAATGTTGTTCTGACTACATTTTCTTTTTGACTTGGGATGTTTATTGCAATATTGTTTCCCAGAAACCTAATTAGTTTCTTTGATGCTGTTCATACCCTGAACAGCGTAGTTTACTAGTAGTGCATACACAGCTGTTTATCAACTCGTTTTCAAATTAACAAATTGGTAATCCACTGTCTGAGGAGGTGTTGTGTGCTAaagtatatgtatatttttctACAGTAAGAGACTAATTATGATCCACACTGGACAATTGACTGCAATAAGAAATTATCTGCCAAGTTTGTGAGAAGGTGCTGCAGTCTCTGATTTGATGATTTGCTCCTTTTTTGTTCTTCAGGAAGCGCTTATTCAGCATGGTCAGTGATCTTCCATCTGTCTTTGAAGCATTCTCGGACAGGAAACATGGCAGAGATAGGTCTGGTGTTGATAGCAGCGGCAAGTCCAGACACTCGTCAAAGGTACCACATTCATCTTCAGAATCTGAGAATCCAGGTGCTTATGTTCGAATTTTAACCTGAAAAGAGCTCCCTGTTGCTTGTACAGAGAGGAAGCGACGGGCACACGAAGAATTCTAGAGCAGCAGCTCCGCCTGCAAAGGAgtatgatgacgacgacgacgaagacgacgaggagCACACCGAGACCTTCTGTGGCACCTGCGGCGGGCTCTACAATTCGAACGAGTTCTGGATCGGCTGCGACATCTGCGAGAGGTGGTTCCACGGCAAGTGCGTGCGGATCACCCCCGCCCGAGCGGACCACATAAAGCACTACAAGTGCCCGGACTGCAGCTCGAAGAAAATGAGGCAGTAGAAGgccctgccggccggccggcgctcgCTGACCCCCCCGTCTGATGAAGATCGAAACCATACTCCCCATTGCAGGTAGCAGATGTGAATTCGTTTAGAACGTTGTTGTGCGTGCGTGGTGTTATGTTGGTGGTAGGGAAGAGGCAAAATTGACTGATAGATACATGATGCTCGTTGCTCGTTTTTACAAATGGCTCGTTAACTGTCAATGCCGTTTGCCAGCCGTGGCTGCCGAGTCATTTCTCCCTTGGCACTACTGGTCTGGACTGGTTCTACTAGTGTTTGGAAAACGTTGTTGAGCAGATTGGAACGTGACCCCAAGTTTGGAAAACACTAGTCGTACTACTAGTGTTTTTAAACAATCTTGTACCAAACAAAAATTTGGCTACGAATGCTCCTTAAGTTTAAAAATGGCAGGGCCAAATTGGGCGGTGCAATCCAGTGACTGATCGCCCCTTTTATTCTGAAAAAAAGATCATTCGGACTATTCATGTCCAATTGTCCATACGGCCAATCCTGGCGGATGGGAAACTTGCATTCGCTAGGGACGAGATGTATGGAACGAGACTCGGCCCCGCGGAGATGGGCTGCATTCGGCTAGGGACGAGATGTATGGAACGAGACTCGGCCCCGCGGAGATGGGCCGAAGGAGGACTCGGCCCTCTGTTCCTGTACGCCGTTACATGGGCCAGAGGCTAACTAATAAATACCCCTCCGCCTCTGCCCCTGGGACCCAACCCCCTCCGCCTCTCCCCCTGGACCcgaccccctccccctctctgcTCCTGGGACCCAACCCCCTCCGCCTCTGCCCCTGAACCCCCTACGCCTCTTCGCGTGACGATGGCGACGACGCCGCCCGTGTCGCACGCGACGCCGCGCCTGGAGACGCCGCCGCCCGTGTCGCACGCGACGCCACGCCTGGCGGCGACGCCGCCCGTGTCGCACGCGACGCCACGCCTGGCGGCGACGCCGCCCTTGCCGCACTCCTTGCTGCAAGCCTTCTGGCGAGGCGTGAAGGCGGTTGTGATGAGCTCCCTGGTGCAGTACGTTAAGGAACATTTGCCGGACCTCTCGGACCACTTCCCGTGGCCTTCGGAGGAGCCGGAGGGCGGCGAGGCGCCGCCGGAGGTCTCGTTGGAGCCCAGCCAGCAGACGCCACGGGAGCTCCCGaaggtgctggcggcggcggtcaagGAGGGGGAGCCCGCGGAGGGCTCCTCCAgcgccgaagccgaagccgacgCCACCGACGACTTCCCCATCGTATACTACATAATCTTGGGCCTGATAGGCGCCGTGGCAATCTGGGGTTTCTTGAGCCTCAGGCGCaggcggcgccg encodes the following:
- the LOC101771599 gene encoding 40S ribosomal protein S23, whose product is MGKTRGMGAGRKLKTHRRNQRWADKAYKKSHLGNEWKKPFAGSSHAKGIVLEKIGIEAKQPNSAIRKCARVQLVKNGKKIAAFVPNDGCLNYIEENDEVLIAGFGRKGHAVGDIPGVRFKVVKVSGVSLLALFKEKKEKPRS
- the LOC101771198 gene encoding PHD finger protein ALFIN-LIKE 3 produces the protein MDMAPASISSNPRSVEEIYKDFSARRAGLVRALTSDVDDFYSACDPDKENLCLYGLPNGTWAVAPPAEEVPPEMPEPALGINFARDGMQRRDWLSLVAVHSDSWLISVAFFFGARLNANDRKRLFSMVSDLPSVFEAFSDRKHGRDRSGVDSSGKSRHSSKRGSDGHTKNSRAAAPPAKEYDDDDDEDDEEHTETFCGTCGGLYNSNEFWIGCDICERWFHGKCVRITPARADHIKHYKCPDCSSKKMRQ